From Thalassotalea euphylliae, the proteins below share one genomic window:
- a CDS encoding response regulator, with protein sequence MKHILIIDDSRLAREAIAKILIDCNFDKSSIASVENGQDALDFMAMQPADIVIIADNLADFTPSQIIAKAKEEGILNVAPVLLLYREPSTFDAVKSQINKSLVTLAKPFDRDALCKSLHQLTGANCFSEKQVITAAPKRVISDTGGSVLIVDDESSNIEVAAGILRSHYRIIAAKNGKQALQILAKQHQKIDLVLLDIMMPEMDGYQVCEAIKNSSDTQKIPVIFLTAKSQIEDITKGFETGAVDYITKPLQGEILLARVNTHISLKRNQEKLAQQVHQLQETAQLREDIEKITQHDLKAPLASILFQAGKIKDVPLASAIKTTVNNVIGMINLSLELYKIEQGLYEFTPAPTQLPPLVLDAITGCQLDAQSKKVSIKFKDNTKKLANVEPLLCLSIFNNLIKNAVEAAPPNSKISIVLEEAEQALSFTCKNAGVVPETLRHTLFDKYATGNIKQGSGLGAYSAKLLAEAQGGHIQYEIEQEQFTVFTVTLPAH encoded by the coding sequence TTGAAGCACATACTAATAATTGATGACAGCAGACTTGCCAGAGAAGCGATCGCAAAAATATTAATCGATTGTAACTTTGATAAGTCCAGTATCGCGAGTGTGGAAAATGGTCAGGACGCACTCGACTTTATGGCGATGCAACCTGCCGATATCGTGATCATTGCAGACAACTTAGCCGACTTTACCCCATCACAAATCATCGCCAAGGCAAAAGAGGAAGGCATTTTAAATGTTGCACCTGTACTTTTGCTATATCGCGAGCCAAGCACATTCGACGCAGTTAAGTCGCAAATAAATAAAAGCTTAGTAACATTAGCCAAGCCATTTGATCGCGACGCGCTGTGTAAATCGCTTCATCAGTTAACGGGGGCAAATTGTTTTAGCGAGAAGCAAGTTATCACTGCGGCTCCCAAACGAGTGATATCCGACACTGGTGGGTCAGTACTGATTGTCGACGACGAGTCAAGTAATATTGAAGTCGCGGCGGGCATTTTACGCAGTCACTACCGCATTATCGCCGCTAAAAACGGTAAACAGGCGCTGCAAATATTAGCCAAACAGCATCAGAAAATTGATTTAGTACTACTTGATATTATGATGCCGGAAATGGATGGTTATCAGGTTTGTGAAGCAATAAAAAATAGCTCTGATACGCAAAAAATACCGGTAATTTTCTTAACTGCAAAGTCACAGATTGAAGACATTACCAAAGGATTTGAAACTGGCGCCGTTGACTATATAACTAAGCCTCTGCAAGGTGAAATTCTCCTCGCACGGGTGAACACGCATATTAGTTTGAAGCGCAACCAAGAAAAGCTCGCCCAGCAAGTACACCAGTTGCAAGAAACCGCACAGCTGCGTGAAGACATCGAAAAGATTACCCAACACGACCTTAAAGCACCACTGGCGAGTATCCTTTTCCAAGCGGGAAAAATTAAGGATGTTCCGCTCGCCAGCGCGATCAAAACCACAGTAAATAACGTCATCGGTATGATCAACCTATCGCTTGAGCTCTACAAAATAGAGCAAGGTCTATACGAGTTTACACCAGCACCGACACAGCTACCTCCTTTGGTACTCGACGCTATTACAGGCTGCCAACTCGATGCTCAGAGCAAAAAAGTCAGCATCAAATTTAAAGACAATACAAAAAAACTCGCCAATGTCGAGCCACTATTGTGCCTATCAATATTCAACAATTTGATAAAAAATGCTGTTGAAGCTGCGCCACCTAATAGCAAGATATCCATTGTGCTCGAAGAAGCTGAGCAAGCATTGTCGTTTACCTGTAAAAACGCTGGTGTCGTGCCAGAAACCTTACGTCACACTCTGTTTGATAAATATGCCACAGGTAACATCAAGCAAGGCTCTGGCTTAGGGGCATATTCAGCTAAGCTACTTGCTGAGGCGCAAGGTGGTCATATTCAATACGAAATAGAGCAAGAGCAATTCACCGTCTTTACGGTTACCTTGCCTGCTCATTAA
- the tcdA gene encoding tRNA cyclic N6-threonylcarbamoyladenosine(37) synthase TcdA: protein MSDYQLRFGGIERLYGVQGAAAIKSASVCVIGIGGVGSWIAESLARTGFGRITLIDLDDICVTNTNRQIHALTETVGESKVEVMAERIKHINPDCEVTVVEDFITLENTRALITSAFDYVFDAIDSVQVKSALIAHCKRNKIPMITIGGAGGQTDPTQITVADLSQTYQDPLLAKVRNTLRREYNFSRNTKRKFSIDAIFSTQQLVYPDADGNVCHAKQSQEGAMRLDCSGGFGAATHITATFGFFAVGKAIDKLLKRKLG from the coding sequence ATGTCAGATTATCAGCTTAGGTTTGGTGGTATTGAGCGCCTTTACGGCGTGCAAGGCGCAGCAGCTATTAAAAGTGCCTCTGTATGTGTGATTGGAATTGGTGGTGTGGGCTCGTGGATTGCTGAATCGCTGGCTCGAACCGGATTTGGCCGTATCACGTTAATCGATCTTGATGATATTTGTGTCACCAATACAAACCGCCAAATTCATGCGCTTACCGAAACCGTTGGTGAGAGCAAAGTAGAGGTCATGGCAGAGCGTATTAAGCACATTAATCCTGACTGCGAAGTGACTGTTGTAGAGGATTTTATTACGCTTGAAAATACTCGAGCGCTAATCACCTCAGCCTTTGATTATGTCTTTGATGCTATTGATTCTGTTCAGGTCAAATCGGCGCTTATCGCTCACTGTAAAAGAAATAAAATTCCGATGATCACCATCGGTGGTGCAGGCGGTCAAACAGATCCGACACAAATTACCGTTGCAGATCTCAGCCAGACATACCAAGACCCATTACTCGCCAAAGTACGCAATACCTTGCGCCGCGAATATAACTTTTCTCGCAATACCAAGCGGAAATTCAGCATAGACGCGATATTTTCGACACAGCAGCTGGTATATCCAGATGCTGATGGTAACGTTTGTCATGCCAAGCAAAGTCAGGAAGGGGCAATGCGCCTAGATTGCAGTGGCGGCTTTGGTGCCGCAACGCACATCACGGCCACCTTTGGTTTTTTTGCTGTTGGTAAAGCGATAGACAAGCTCTTAAAGCGAAAACTGGGCTAG
- a CDS encoding SufS family cysteine desulfurase, which produces MTEFSPQAFRNQFPLLAKPQSTQPIVYFDNAATTQKPNCVIDEMTRFYQTTNANVHRASHQLSAMATTQFERARETAKHFINAHSEKEIIWTKGTTEAINIVAQCYAKPLFKAGDEIIVSYSEHHANIVPWQQVAAHCGAFIKVLPLDKTGRIDIAAIDAIITNKTKLVAVNLVSNVIGKRNPIEAIIDRAKAVNAKVLVDGAQAVAHEAIDVQKLGCDFFVFSAHKVYGPTGVGVLYGREALLEAMPPYQFGGEMIKKVSFSGTTFAQLPFKFETGTPNIAGVLGLAKALAFTGNNRQLMADYEQTLIDYTYERLVSISGVKLLFADKPDIPIFSFVLDNAHHQDVATFLNGQNIAIRAGHHCAMPLMEYLGESGCLRISLAPYNLTREVDTFIDAMRAFNHMSASSSTSLPADLSAISLESYVDRKGVEKQNALEEIQARFNSAKGWDGRHREIMLLSKQLERLSRDQRLDQYLVQGCESDVWLKAQVNQDGEWSFQADSDAKVIRGLLVIVFAMFNHQNAGYIESFDVEHHFKQLGLMEHLSPSRGNGVRAIVARIKDLAG; this is translated from the coding sequence ATGACTGAATTCTCCCCCCAAGCTTTTCGCAACCAATTCCCACTACTCGCAAAACCTCAATCAACTCAGCCGATCGTGTATTTTGATAACGCCGCAACCACGCAAAAACCAAATTGTGTGATTGATGAAATGACGCGATTTTATCAAACCACCAATGCGAATGTTCACCGTGCTTCTCATCAATTGAGTGCTATGGCAACAACTCAGTTTGAGCGTGCCAGAGAAACAGCAAAGCACTTTATTAATGCGCACAGTGAAAAAGAAATTATTTGGACAAAAGGGACAACCGAGGCCATCAATATTGTTGCGCAGTGTTATGCCAAGCCGCTGTTCAAAGCGGGTGACGAGATAATCGTTAGCTATAGCGAGCATCACGCTAACATAGTGCCTTGGCAACAAGTCGCTGCGCATTGCGGCGCATTTATCAAGGTACTTCCGCTAGACAAAACGGGACGTATTGATATTGCCGCTATCGACGCCATTATCACGAATAAAACTAAATTAGTGGCCGTAAATTTGGTGTCCAACGTTATTGGCAAGCGCAATCCTATCGAAGCGATTATTGACCGAGCCAAAGCGGTTAATGCCAAAGTACTTGTCGATGGTGCCCAAGCAGTAGCGCATGAAGCCATTGATGTCCAAAAACTGGGCTGTGACTTTTTTGTATTCTCAGCGCACAAGGTTTATGGCCCGACTGGGGTAGGAGTGTTGTACGGTCGGGAAGCTTTATTAGAAGCCATGCCACCATATCAGTTCGGTGGCGAAATGATTAAAAAGGTGAGTTTCAGTGGAACAACCTTTGCACAATTACCGTTTAAATTTGAAACCGGTACGCCCAATATTGCCGGTGTGCTAGGGCTAGCAAAAGCGTTAGCGTTTACGGGTAACAACCGTCAGTTGATGGCCGATTACGAGCAAACGCTTATTGATTACACCTACGAGCGATTAGTGAGTATATCTGGGGTAAAGCTGCTGTTTGCTGATAAACCCGATATTCCAATTTTTTCTTTTGTGCTTGATAACGCGCACCACCAAGATGTTGCGACATTTTTAAATGGACAAAATATCGCTATTCGCGCGGGTCATCACTGTGCAATGCCGCTCATGGAATACCTTGGTGAATCTGGATGTTTACGTATTTCGCTAGCACCTTACAATTTAACCCGTGAGGTGGATACTTTTATCGATGCAATGCGTGCTTTTAATCATATGTCAGCTAGTTCATCAACCAGTTTGCCCGCTGATTTATCAGCCATTTCATTGGAAAGTTATGTAGATCGAAAAGGCGTTGAAAAACAAAACGCGCTTGAAGAGATTCAAGCACGTTTTAATTCAGCAAAAGGTTGGGACGGGCGACATCGCGAGATAATGTTATTGAGTAAGCAGCTTGAGCGCTTATCAAGAGACCAGCGCTTGGATCAGTATTTAGTTCAAGGCTGTGAAAGTGATGTTTGGCTCAAGGCTCAGGTAAATCAAGATGGGGAGTGGTCTTTTCAGGCTGACAGCGATGCTAAAGTTATTCGCGGCTTACTGGTCATTGTTTTCGCGATGTTCAATCATCAAAATGCTGGGTATATTGAGTCATTCGATGTTGAACATCACTTTAAACAGTTAGGCTTAATGGAGCACCTAAGCCCATCTCGTGGTAATGGTGTTCGCGCGATTGTTGCAAGAATAAAAGACCTTGCTGGTTAA